The proteins below come from a single Bactrocera dorsalis isolate Fly_Bdor chromosome 5, ASM2337382v1, whole genome shotgun sequence genomic window:
- the LOC105230099 gene encoding ATP-dependent RNA helicase p62 isoform X2, with the protein MPQRRIGNRRENSRGGGGGGSGGMRDGGRGRGGGGRGRDDGVRSGRVEKRYDDRSRRGGGGGLRTINWSDVRLPPFQKNFYQEHPKTRNRLPQDVERYRAAHQITVRGPAPNPIQYFDEACFPDYCLNEIRRQRYTEPTPIQAQSWPIAMSGCNLVGIAKTGSGKTLAFILPAIVHINNQPPLQRGDGPIALVLAPTRELAQQIQTVANDFGSSVYVRNTCIFGGAPKGKQANDLERGVEIVIATPGRLLDFLATGVTNLRRCTYLVLDEADRMLDMGFEPQIRKLLGQIRPDRQILMWSATWPKEVRQLAEDFLGSYIQVNIGSLELSANHNIRQYVDVCHEHDKGTKLKDLLSHIYDQSHAPGKIIIFVATKKKVDELSRFINGFGVRVGSIHGDKSQVDRDNVLAEFRSGRSNILVATDVAARGLDVDGIKYVINFDFPQSSEDYIHRIGRTGRKHSTGTSYAFFTRKNAKCARALIDILREANQNVNPELEYIARSSGTGGGRNRGGRGGNGNSGGGGGGNMTSSRRGGGVGGGNNSAFISGGGMSGHSSSGGTGYGNGYRGAAMTGSHSGNGGYSANSSTSAGGGYSNGNLSGGGSRSRSYNSRH; encoded by the exons ATGCCACAACGCCGAATTGGCAATCGTCGAGAAAATAGCAGAGGAGGTGGTGGTGGAGGAAGTGGCGGTATGCGCGATGGTGGGCGTGGCAGAGGTGGAGGTGGTAGAGGACGCGATGATGGTGTGCGTTCTGGACGTGTAGAGAAGCGCTATGATGATCGTAGCCGTCGGGGTGGTGGAGGAG gacTACGCACCATAAACTGGTCAGACGTACGCCTGCCGCCTTTCCAGAAAAACTTCTACCAAGAACATCCAAAAACGCGAAATCGCCTACCACAAGACGTAGAAAGATACCGCGCAGCTCATCAAATAACGGTTCGTGGTCCAGCACCCAATCCAATACAATACTTCGACGAAGCCTGCTTCCCCGATTATTGCCTCAACGAGATCAGACGTCAGCGTTATACAGAGCCAACACCTATACAAGCACAATCCTGGCCAATCGCAATGAGCGGATGCAATCTCGTCGGCATCGCTAAGACCGGCTCTGGCAAAACACTTGCTTTCATTCTTCCCGCTATCgtacatataaataatcaaCCACCATTGCAACGCGGGGACGGGCCCATTGCACTTGTTTTGGCGCCAACGCGTGAGCTGGCACAACAAATACAAACTGTAGCAAATGATTTTGGGTCGAGCGTTTACGTGCGCAATACATGCATTTTTGGTGGTGCACCAAAGGGTAAACAAGCAAATGATTTGGAACGTGGCGTAGAAATAGTAATTGCCACACCGGGACGACTATTAGATTTCTTAGCAACTGGCGTTACAAATTTGCGACGCTGCACTTACTTAGTTTTGGATGAAGCTGATCGTATGCTTGATATGGGTTTTGAGCCGCAAATACGAAAACTTCTCGGACAAATACGACCTGACAGACAAATTTTAATGTGGAGCGCCACTTGGCCAAAAGAGGTGCGACAACTGGCCGAGGACTTTCTCGGTTCGTACATACAG GTCAATATTGGTTCATTAGAGTTATCCGCAAATCACAACATACGTCAATATGTCGATGTTTGCCATGAGCATGATAAGGGCACAAAACTAAAGGATTTACTTTCACACATCTACGACCAGTCACATGCGCCGGGTAAAATTATCATATTCGTCGCAACGAAGAAGAAAGTGGACGAGCTGTCACGTTTTATCAATGGTTTTGGTGTACGTGTCGGTTCAATACATGGCGACAAATCACAAGTTGATCGCGATAATGTGTTGGCCGAATTTCGTAGTGGACGCTCGAATATTTTAGTCGCCACCGATGTAGCGGCGCGTGGTTTAGATGTGGACGGCATCAAATATGTCATCAATTTCGACTTTCCACAATCGTCTGAAGACTATATACATCGAATCGGACGTACCGGCCGTAAACATTCCACAGGTACATCGTATGCATTTTTCACACGCAAGAACGCCAAATGTGCGCGTGCTTTAATCGATATACTGCGCGAAGCTAACCAAAATGTTAATCCCGAATTGGAGTACATAGCACGAAGTTCGGGTACCGGTGGTGGGCGCAATCGTGGCGGTCGTGGTGGAAATGGCAATAGtggtggcggcggtggtggtAATATGACATCGAGCAGACGAGGTGGCGGTGTTGGTGGTGGCAATAACAGTGCATTCATCTCCGGTGGTGGTATGAGCGGACATTCTAGTTCTGGTGGTACTGGCTACGGGAATGGTTATCGTGGTGCTGCCATGACTGGCAGTCATAGCGGCAATGGTGGTTATAGTGCCAATAGTAGTACTAGTGCAGGTGGTGGTTACTCGAATGGCAATTTATCTGGCGGCGGTTCGAGATCGCGTAGCTACAATTCCCgtcattaa
- the LOC105230099 gene encoding ATP-dependent RNA helicase p62 isoform X1 has protein sequence MPQRRIGNRRENSRGGGGGGSGGMRDGGRGRGGGGRGRDDGVRSGRVEKRYDDRSRRGGGGGNSGGNNNDFAGLRTINWSDVRLPPFQKNFYQEHPKTRNRLPQDVERYRAAHQITVRGPAPNPIQYFDEACFPDYCLNEIRRQRYTEPTPIQAQSWPIAMSGCNLVGIAKTGSGKTLAFILPAIVHINNQPPLQRGDGPIALVLAPTRELAQQIQTVANDFGSSVYVRNTCIFGGAPKGKQANDLERGVEIVIATPGRLLDFLATGVTNLRRCTYLVLDEADRMLDMGFEPQIRKLLGQIRPDRQILMWSATWPKEVRQLAEDFLGSYIQVNIGSLELSANHNIRQYVDVCHEHDKGTKLKDLLSHIYDQSHAPGKIIIFVATKKKVDELSRFINGFGVRVGSIHGDKSQVDRDNVLAEFRSGRSNILVATDVAARGLDVDGIKYVINFDFPQSSEDYIHRIGRTGRKHSTGTSYAFFTRKNAKCARALIDILREANQNVNPELEYIARSSGTGGGRNRGGRGGNGNSGGGGGGNMTSSRRGGGVGGGNNSAFISGGGMSGHSSSGGTGYGNGYRGAAMTGSHSGNGGYSANSSTSAGGGYSNGNLSGGGSRSRSYNSRH, from the exons ATGCCACAACGCCGAATTGGCAATCGTCGAGAAAATAGCAGAGGAGGTGGTGGTGGAGGAAGTGGCGGTATGCGCGATGGTGGGCGTGGCAGAGGTGGAGGTGGTAGAGGACGCGATGATGGTGTGCGTTCTGGACGTGTAGAGAAGCGCTATGATGATCGTAGCCGTCGGGGTGGTGGAGGAGGTAATAGCGGCGGTAACAACAACGACTTTGCCG gacTACGCACCATAAACTGGTCAGACGTACGCCTGCCGCCTTTCCAGAAAAACTTCTACCAAGAACATCCAAAAACGCGAAATCGCCTACCACAAGACGTAGAAAGATACCGCGCAGCTCATCAAATAACGGTTCGTGGTCCAGCACCCAATCCAATACAATACTTCGACGAAGCCTGCTTCCCCGATTATTGCCTCAACGAGATCAGACGTCAGCGTTATACAGAGCCAACACCTATACAAGCACAATCCTGGCCAATCGCAATGAGCGGATGCAATCTCGTCGGCATCGCTAAGACCGGCTCTGGCAAAACACTTGCTTTCATTCTTCCCGCTATCgtacatataaataatcaaCCACCATTGCAACGCGGGGACGGGCCCATTGCACTTGTTTTGGCGCCAACGCGTGAGCTGGCACAACAAATACAAACTGTAGCAAATGATTTTGGGTCGAGCGTTTACGTGCGCAATACATGCATTTTTGGTGGTGCACCAAAGGGTAAACAAGCAAATGATTTGGAACGTGGCGTAGAAATAGTAATTGCCACACCGGGACGACTATTAGATTTCTTAGCAACTGGCGTTACAAATTTGCGACGCTGCACTTACTTAGTTTTGGATGAAGCTGATCGTATGCTTGATATGGGTTTTGAGCCGCAAATACGAAAACTTCTCGGACAAATACGACCTGACAGACAAATTTTAATGTGGAGCGCCACTTGGCCAAAAGAGGTGCGACAACTGGCCGAGGACTTTCTCGGTTCGTACATACAG GTCAATATTGGTTCATTAGAGTTATCCGCAAATCACAACATACGTCAATATGTCGATGTTTGCCATGAGCATGATAAGGGCACAAAACTAAAGGATTTACTTTCACACATCTACGACCAGTCACATGCGCCGGGTAAAATTATCATATTCGTCGCAACGAAGAAGAAAGTGGACGAGCTGTCACGTTTTATCAATGGTTTTGGTGTACGTGTCGGTTCAATACATGGCGACAAATCACAAGTTGATCGCGATAATGTGTTGGCCGAATTTCGTAGTGGACGCTCGAATATTTTAGTCGCCACCGATGTAGCGGCGCGTGGTTTAGATGTGGACGGCATCAAATATGTCATCAATTTCGACTTTCCACAATCGTCTGAAGACTATATACATCGAATCGGACGTACCGGCCGTAAACATTCCACAGGTACATCGTATGCATTTTTCACACGCAAGAACGCCAAATGTGCGCGTGCTTTAATCGATATACTGCGCGAAGCTAACCAAAATGTTAATCCCGAATTGGAGTACATAGCACGAAGTTCGGGTACCGGTGGTGGGCGCAATCGTGGCGGTCGTGGTGGAAATGGCAATAGtggtggcggcggtggtggtAATATGACATCGAGCAGACGAGGTGGCGGTGTTGGTGGTGGCAATAACAGTGCATTCATCTCCGGTGGTGGTATGAGCGGACATTCTAGTTCTGGTGGTACTGGCTACGGGAATGGTTATCGTGGTGCTGCCATGACTGGCAGTCATAGCGGCAATGGTGGTTATAGTGCCAATAGTAGTACTAGTGCAGGTGGTGGTTACTCGAATGGCAATTTATCTGGCGGCGGTTCGAGATCGCGTAGCTACAATTCCCgtcattaa
- the LOC105230100 gene encoding EEF1A lysine methyltransferase 2, whose protein sequence is MSVEELEGSELGTKNYWDNSYDQEIANYKNHGDVGTIWFDEDSQIRIINWILKQDTLSNDVNIVDMGCGNGMLLIELAREGFSNLLGVDYSEGAIELAKQIAKDQELNIRYQVVDLLNTELCQQELGTFGIVHDKGTYDAVSLCPDNPKEKRDTYLNTVHSIMDENSLFILTSCNWTEDELLISLGDKFLKKCSIPTPTFKFGGKIGSVVTSIVFTKK, encoded by the coding sequence atgtctGTGGAAGAGCTAGAAGGATCTGAACTTGGTACCAAAAACTACTGGGATAACAGCTATGACCAAGAAATTGCTAATTATAAAAATCATGGAGACGTGGGTACAATTTGGTTTGACGAAGATTCTCAAATTCGTATCATAAATTGGATATTGAAGCAAGATACATTGAGTAATGATGTAAATATTGTGGATATGGGCTGTGGCAATGGTATGCTCTTAATAGAACTAGCTCGTGAAGGTTTTTCCAATTTACTTGGTGTGGACTACTCGGAAGGCGCTATTGAATTAGCTAAGCAAATAGCCAAAGATCAAGAGTTAAACATTCGTTATCAAGTTGTAGATTTGTTGAATACGGAACTCTGCCAGCAAGAACTCGGAACTTTCGGAATCGTTCATGACAAAGGCACCTATGATGCCGTCAGCTTATGTCCAGACAATCCAAAAGAAAAACGTGACACATATCTTAATACAGTTCATAGCATTATGGATGAGAAcagcttatttattttaacgtCTTGCAATTGGACggaagatgagctcttaattagTTTAGGAGATAAGTTCCTTAAGAAATGTTCAATTCCGACACCTACTTTCAAATTCGGTGGCAAAATCGGTAGTGTAGTCACTTCCATAGTCTTTACAAAAAAGTAG